The proteins below come from a single Aegilops tauschii subsp. strangulata cultivar AL8/78 chromosome 6, Aet v6.0, whole genome shotgun sequence genomic window:
- the LOC109768404 gene encoding uncharacterized protein, with translation MEEPSGSGGAQPGEDGHGQEPAHEPSSYASSNGARSAAVPPPPRATPLHLEQAGGGADGSGSAAVGVDRRGNGTPPPKVIPSPPSSATARPQAGVQAAVDKENRRWAQQLNSLRAEGAMHRKEQEKLSQVKAVVKVRPKQDKLFSKKGAKLDKLLLVKGKSVPSRLKSKIFRTKGRGICPEHVKHQTLRISEVRRHYKLTSDEANHLDAYSECRPVIGDGECFYRSFIFSYLEQVIDRQDTHEEHRLLRRVSTERANLQWNSEFSRSRRAFKELIVNVMKWKSTESTSSRRKEKLLKFFSTYDTTQDIFVFLRLLVAIQICSQRELYEPIIQGPGGNYSLEVWCLQHVIPARVYADHVMMVALARALEVPLRVESLQRGYAPDIYTGPGVPRPSVTLLYTGDHYDIIYPRAPSAESSSHQASQREHPGDQSSSHQASQRKHPGDQSSSQRTF, from the exons ATGGAAGAGCCATCCGGTTCAGGAGGAGCACAACCGGGCGAGGACGGCCACGGCCAAGAACCGGCCCATGAGCCCTCCTCCTACGCCTCCTCCAATGGCGCCCGGAGCGCCGCTGtgccgccgcctccccgcgcgaCGCCCCTCCACCTCGAGCAGGCCGGAGGCGGCGCCGACGGGTCGGGCTCCGCCGCGGTGGGTGTCGACCGGAGGGGCAACGGGACGCCGCCGCCCAAGGTCATTCCTTCTCCTCCGAGCTCCGCGACCGCTCGACCCCAAGCTGGTGTCCAGGCGGCCGTCGACAAGGAGAACAGGCGATGGGCACAGCAG CTCAATTCGCTGCGCGCGGAAGGGGCGATGCATAGGAAGGAACAG GAGAAACTATCACAAGTAAAGGCTGTGGTAAAGGTGAGACCCAAGCAGGACAAACTTTTTTCGAAAAAGGGCGCCAAGCTGGACAAACTACTGCTAGTAAAGGGGAAATCGGTCCCGAGTCGGCTTAAGAGCAAG ATTTTTCGTACAAAAGGAAGGGGAATATGTCCGGAACATGTGAAGCACCAG ACACTTCGCATATCTGAAGTCAGAAGGCACTATAAGCTTACTTCTGACGAGGCGAACCATCTTGATGCTTATTCAGAATGTAGACCGGTGATTGGAGATGGGGAGTGTTTCTACAGGAGCTTCATATTTTCGTACCTT GAGCAAGTTATTGATAGGCAGGACACACATGAGGAACACCGTCTCCTTAGAAGAGTGTCTACAGAACGTGCAAATCTTCAATGGAACTCTGAGTTTTCCCGAAGCAGAAGA GCATTTAAGGAGCTGATTGTGAACGTAATGAAATGGAAGAGCACGGAATCAACTAGCAG TCGCCGTAAAGAGAAACTTCTCAAGTTCTTCAGCACATATGATACGACGCAAGACA TTTTTGTTTTCCTCAGATTACTAGTAGCTATCCAGATATGCTCGCAGAGGGAGTTGTATGAACCGATTATACAAGGGCCCGGAGGAAATTACAGTCTGGAAGTT TGGTGCTTGCAGCACGTCATTCCAGCTCGTGTGTACGCGGACCATGTTATGATGGTGGCTTTGGCCAGAGCGCTTGAGGTCCCCCTCAGAGTGGAATCACTCCAACGAGGATATGCTCCAGATATCTACACTGGTCCTGGAGTTCCCCGTCCGAGCGTGACCCTGCTGTACACGGGTGATCACTACGACATCATCTACCCACGCGCTCCTTCTGCTGAGAGTTCAAGTCACCAGGCTTCCCAGAGAGAACATCCTGGTGATCAGAGTTCAAGTCATCAGGCTTCCCAGAGAAAACATCCTGGTGATCAGAGTTCAAGTCAACGGACTTTCTAG